The window GATAgtgaggaggtgttgaggagggaggggaggctgaAGGCCTAGCTGGGTTTGCGagagaggttgttgttgctgtgactGTCTTCGACGCCGTCACCGGAGATCACCTTGATTTCATCCATACCGCTTGACCATCGGACCttttctcttgttgctgATCTAGCTGAGGGAGAGGCATATATGTATCTAGGTGGGCTGGACATAGTAATCACATGAAACCAGGTGTTAGTACATCTTGTATGTTCCTACCATGAACCACAACGAAGATTTGCTCAACCCATATATTATTTCACCTCATGGCTCTGCCGAGACACTAAGCACCTGTGTAGTCCACTCCCGCCTCAACagcccaaaaacaaccataTCATGTATCTTATCACCCTTCCTCACCGCCTCCCGTTTCACACCCTCTTGAACGAACCCAACCTTGCTCAACACCTTCTTACTACCTTCATTGAAGTCAAACACCATGGCCTCTAACCTCCTAACAGTCGGAAACtgctcccaaacccaagcgATAAACTCCTTCAAGACCACCGTCATGATCCCCACGCCCCAGAACTCTTCTCCTAGCCAGTACCCGATCTCAAAAGTGTCGGATTCGACATCCCAGAGAGGCTTGAGGCCGATATCGCCGACGAGGACGCcattgacgatgatggcgtaGTCCAAGAGAAGAGGTTTGCCGGATTTGGTCGGTTTAGTTTCCGGATCTGAATAAGATCTGGTAGCGATGAGAAGCCAGTGGTTGGCATCTTTGGATGTGTAGGGGTACGGGAATGTATTCCGCATGCAAGAGGCGATGCGGGGGCTGTTGGCTATGCGGGCGACAGGGCGGGCATCGAAAATATTGAAGGGGCGAATCTCGATGGTtgtgtgggttttgggggtgagggtcaggattggtggtggaggggtcgatGGGAGCCTCAGAACCGGAGTCTTTTGGGAGGTGGacatgatgttgttgtttttggatGTGAAGAGGAAAGAGACAGTTGATGAGAGGAGTGGCAGCTGGGGCTTATGATATGGTCAACAAGGTGAGTCACGCCGGTGTAGAGAACTTTTGCTTGTCTGGCGGAAACAATTCACATGTCCTCAGCCTTGCTGCGTTGAGCAAACGGGGAAGCTGCAGTTGTCAGTCAAACTTGCATTTCCAACTGCTTGGGATAGCTGCcagggggaggaaggagctTGATCTCAGCTGCACGTGTAGTTGCAGATGCAGGGACGACATATCTACCGGCAGTCTAAGTTCTAAAGTAGATTAGCAGTCCCCCTATTAAGACTGTAAAGTTTGCATAGAGACCACAGACTCGAATGCTCGACAACCTCGCTTCATATATCCAACAGATCGAAGCGTTATCTTATCAGTGATCTCGGGCAAGCCAAGATGCTCGTTCATGTTCCTGGCGCCGTTCGGTGCCCCGCTGCGGAGGGTCCGGCTACCTAGCCTGAACCCCCAATTGAACCTGGGGACCAATCACAGCCGACGCCCGCGTTGGAGCTGGCCGGGACCTGAAGCTGATATGTGGATATCGATTGTAAGGTGGCCTTAACTTTTTGTTAGCTGTCTCCGGCGCGGTGCTGGACGAGGCTGATGCACTTTGGTTTCATCTCAACTGCAAAGTTGCCAGCAAACGATTCACTGCTTCGTGGTGGAATTCTGCTGATGATCCCGCTCTTCAATTGATGCCGCTCCGTTGATTCTGAGCCAAGCAGCAGGTCCCCATTTTCTGACAAGACACATTCCAATCCTAAAAAAGCCCACGCCCCGCGAGTGTGGAACCTTCGACCTTACACCTGAGACTGGTCCAACAAACGACGACGAACAAATAGGCAAGATGGCTGCGAAATCGAGATTCACAAAGCTCGATGCTTTTAcaaagacggtggaggatgcgCGAATCAGGACGACGTCGGGTGGTATCGTTACCATCGTCTCGTTGATTGTGGTGTTCTTCCTGGCTTGGGGAGAATGGCAGGACTACAGGAGGATAGAGATCCATCCCGAGCTGATTGTTGACAAGGGGAGAGGTGCGCTCTTTTTATGGAACTGCAGGACTTGAAGATAGATGGCCACTAACCAGAAGGCTGAACAGGCGAGCGCATGGAGATTCACCTCAACGTCAGCTTCCCACGAGTGCCCTGCGAGCTGCTGACCCTCGATGTCATGGATGTATCCGGCGAGCAACAACACGGCGTCCAACACGGTGTCGTCAAGACTAGACTGCGTCCTCTCAGCGAGGGTGGCGGTGTTATCGAAGCCAAGGCTCTGGCTCTCCATGCTCGCGACGAAGAAGCTGCCCACCTCGATCCCAACTACTGCGGTCCCTGCTATGGCGCTGCTCCCCCTGTCCACGCGCAAAAGCCCAACTGCTGCCAAACATGcgacgaggtcaaggaggcgtATGCCGCTCAGGCTTGGGCTTTCGGTAGGGGCGAGGGTATCGAGCAGTGCGAGCGCGAGCACTACGCTGAGAAGCTCGACGAGCAGCGCAATGAGGGCTGTCGCATCGAGGGTAACGTTCGTGTGAACAAGGTCATTGGCAACTTCCATATTGCCCCTGGCAAGAGTTTCAGCAACGGAAACATGCACGTCCACGACCTCAAGAACTATTGGGACACGCCTGTTAAGCACACCTTCACCCACGAGATCCATCATCTGCGCTTCGGCCCGCAGCTTCCTGATGGTCTGGCGAAGAAGCTTGGCAAGAATAAGGCTCTACCATGGACCAACCACCACGTCAACCCCCTTGACAACACTCACCAGGAGACCGATGATGTCAACTACAACTTCATGTACTTCATCAAGATTGTGCCCACCTCTTATCTTCCTCTCGGCTGGGAGAAGACATGGCAGGGATTCAAGGACCAGCACCACAAGGAGCTGGGTTCGTTTGGTCAATCGGCCGATGGCAGCCTTGAGACTCACCAGTATTCGGTTACCAGCCATAGGCGCAGCTTGtccggtggtgatgatggttctGAGGGCCACAAGGAGCGCCTCCACGCCAAGGGTGGTATTCCcggcgtcttcttctcctaTGTAAGTACATTTTGAGTAGACCTGGACGTAAACAAATGCTGACTCGCAAACCAGGACATCTCCCCCATGAAGGTTATCAACAGAGAGGAAAGGCCAAAGTCGTTCCTCGGTTTCCTGGCTGGTCTCTGTGCCATCGTCGGTGGTACCCTGACCGTGGCCGCTGCTGTCGACCGTGCTCTGTTTGAGGGTGGCATGAAGCTCAAGAAGTTGAGGTCCAAGGATCTATAAAACAttcttggttttttttttttccccacATTGGATGTAAATATATAGGTTATACGCTTTTCggtctttctttttgcttttctgtCTCTGTTTCCAAGGatttgcttgcttgttgggTGGCTGCTAGATGCATGATGAGGAGTTtaggagaaaaagaatgtTCACTTGGTTTGTTCCCAGGTGTTGTCGGCCACGCTCTAGTGTGATGACTGGCGTGGATCTGGTCTTGTGCAGATCGGCTTTGTTTGCCGCTTGAATATTTTATGCTCGACCGGtctggggggttgggagaaCGGTTGACTCGCGTGGAGCTTGTCTGTTCTTTGGGTGGACGGTTCTGTGCTAGTCGTTGGTCGTTGAGGTTAGTTACATAACGGGCTTGCTTCAAGGAAACCTGCGCTTTGATATGGTATGGTTCTTCCTCACAGTGGCGATGTCATCAATACTGGAAGTCTTTCATCTTGGTTTTTGAAACAGGTTGTCGCCCTCGGGCATATGAAGCGGCGCCGAGACATGTTAGGGCTCATATCCTCGCAGCTGTTGATGATTGACCTCACTTGTTACTATAGACTGTCCGCTGATTTCCGCTGACTGAGCGAGGGGTACGGGGTTTGTCTCTAGGCTCCGCTCGACGATTTCGAATCACGACGGATTGTTGTAGGTGTCTTCGAAACTCTTTTCCTGACAGGCTGCAAAAGATCGCTCGACAACtcagcgacgacgacgacggcatATTCAGTTTTTGATGGGACTTCGGCCCTGATGAAGGGCCTCTGAAGCTCTCAACAATTCCCGAGAGAGCATTCCCGAGTGGGCGTTCATTTTTCGAGAGGGCATTTCCAATTAGTTGTTTTCGAAGAATATTCGAGAGGAAGGCATTCCCAGCTCTTCGAAGGATCTATAATCTCTCCCAAAGGTATGTACAACGCTGGCAACGGAATCTTCATGACAGAGTACTGACAAACAACGAACAAAACGATAGTcaaaaccctctccctctacaacctcaacatcttGCCGTCATGGCACCCACCGTCATAGCAGACGAGAGCGTCTCCAACGTCCTCCGCTACCTGAAAGTCCTTCACCGCCACATCTGCCACACCCCAATCACCtacgacccctcccccccctccccccctccacctccctactcccactcccctcccgaCCCTCCCCTGACAGTCCCCGACCCGAAAATCATCCTCAAGACGTACGACCAGCTAGACGAATGGTACGAGACACTTATCCACGTAGCCtgcctcctcaaccttgccCCCTTGTTCCTCGACCCACCCGACTTTTTCACGGGGCACACCGACAAGATGACTTGGGATGACGAGAGGATGAACAACCAGACCGAGTTTGCGGGTTGTTacgatgacgatggcggGCAGACATATTTGCTTACTATTCTTAAGAAACCGGAGTACCCCGTGATATGGGAGCGTTTTCCCGGCGTGTTTCTGCATCGGTTGAcggtgttggaggaagagagtctgattgagagggttgagagggatgatgagcGGGGTATatgggggtttttggggcAGGGGAATGGGAGTAGGTATACTATTGTTTGGAAGGAGGCGCCGAgtagggagagggagaggaggttggggtgggaTAAGCtggagcgggaggagaagagggagtgggagggggtggtggggggaggtgggagagggagatgagggggTATGAGAGGCAGGTTTgggcgttggggttgatgagggcttggttggggggggCGATTGatagggggttgttgaggaaggtgatggatccggatgagggggtggtttttgaAGttaggaagaggggggggaggaggagggatgatgatgtgggggattggggggaggcggggggatTGAGGAAGTTGGTCATGGGGTGTatgagggtgttggaggtggaggaggatgagagatggaaggttgaggaggagagggaggaggaggaggaggaggaggaggaggaggaggaggagaaggaggagaatgaggagaatgaggaggaaaggagaagggaaattagggagaagaagaggaaggcggtggaTTGAATGGTGCAAAGAGGTTGTGTAGGACGTTGTTGTTTAAATTCTGTATAACAGACCATTGTTGACCATACCTGGCCTCGATGACATTCCCCGCGGTTTGATGCTCCGAGGTGATTGATTTATTTGGCCATAACAGTCATCAACTTACATCTTCTTAAAAAGGAAAAGCTGTCCTAACTATCCTTTCAGGCCTGTTAACTATCAGTCAAGGTCTTTCAAATATCCCTTACGATCTACTGactatctttgaaggcctgCTGACCATCTCTTAAGGCCTATTAACTGTCTTTCAAGGCCGTCGTTGAAGGGGCAATGTCGCTTTCGATCAAAGGAGCAATCCGGATGTGTTCGTCACGGAAGTAAcggttgagaagaagggagcGTGTTTCTGGCTTTGGAGGATCGGGCTTGGGACCGTGACTGGTCCATTTGTTGAGCCTTTGGAAGCCCTGTTAAAAACATCACAGGTCTCTGAAACTCCCACCTTCCACCAGCCAAGGTAGGTTAAACATTTTAAGCTATCAATCCATTTCCTCGGTGCAATTTCCTCGTGTTCTTCTGGTTCTTTCCATTCCCCTGGGTATGGAAGTTGAAAACGGAGGGAATCTCAGCTGTGGCTTCCCATGACTACAGATTGAGACCAGTCCATCAACCGTTTCAGCGTACGACGACATCGTTTCCAACTCAACGATCAACCTATTCTTCATCAATTCCCAAAACGCCATGTTGCACCTAGTTTGAGTTGCCTCTtacttcctcttcaacttgCTTCCCCTAGACAGCCAGTGAATCTAACTTTCACATAGTATCCTCGCGCTCTTCGGTGAGAAAGTCACCATGCAATTCATGAGCCAGGCTACCGGCTGGGCCGATAGCATCATCTTGGCAATGGCCCCATTGGGCATTATTACCATCATCGTGGCAGCTATTCGTGTTGGTGGCCCCTTCTGGCTCGGATCAGTAATCGGAAGAGCTCGGGAGAGCCGCGCGGTGTCAGAGGCCGAGTTGATGTCGTCAACCTCTTATGAGGTATGTGAGCTCTGGAATGGCCAAGAGATTGTCCGGGTTATGGGTCAGGGGCTCATTCGAGAGTTTATTATTCTCATACCTGAGGATAAAACCAAAGATGAAAAAGAACCGGAAGAGGGGCGGGAAGGCCATTTGCTCGAAGTGAGGGCAATGGAACTGAAAGACCCCCACAAAATGAACAAGGTGTACTTGGGGCCATGTGGTACGTATATCTGTCGCCACAATGGGTACTATTTTTTCAAAGTAGTGTGCTCGCCTGGGCTGGGGTAGCTACCTACTACTTTCAATATCCGAAGGACGACAAGGAAGGAGAACCCGTCGCATGGGTTCGTCGAAATTTCAACAAGAATCCCGAAACAGTTCCTCTTACGGCCGGATTCGAGTTGGACTGGCTTGCAATGACTCTCGAAAAGCACAGGACTGCCCTTTGGTTCTTGTCAAGGTCCTATGAAGACTGTGGCCAGTTGGATGAGTCTTCGAGACCATGGGCAAAGGGTGATGATTCTTGGGACTGGAGAGTCGCGGCCGTCCAGAACCCCAACAACGTGAAAATGGATCCTGATGAGCACAAGTCCGAGTCGAGGCCTCAAAGACTTATGCGCATTCGGAGAGAGCTTGGTAAACTTGCTGGGTAGGCTGGGGTTGCGTCAGCGGAAGCAATTTCACTCGCGCGAGCCATCGAATTTACAATGGACACCCTTTTCAGTCATGGGCCCATAGATTCAGGAGACATGTGGTGGTCACTTACTGTCAGCGGTGAACCTGTTTACTTTCGTCTTTCATGGAAAGCCGGACACTGGACGGCATACTCGGATGAGCTGGACTCGGTTCTCTCTCTGTGGATGTATTCTGCCCACGAGAAAGAGCAACGCAAACATACGAAAGAAGGCGACAATACAAAAGGGGTTGACAAAAGCAAGACCTCGGACCAGTGGTTGAGCGATAAAGGCACCTCGAAAAAGCCGAGCCTGCAGATCTTAGCCATCCACTGACCAAGAAACACACAACGATATGTCAGCCTCACCTCACCAACTTACAACTTTTCATCgccttccttcttttccccagGAACTGCGTCAGATGGTATGGAAGATGGCCATCCGGCCAAAGGCCCCGGCCGCGCATCGATTTCCTATCTACGACGTGGGGGCCGTCTCCGAGACGCTTCACAGAACCTGCGACTTGATATACCACGACCCACGTATCACCACCCGCGAGACTAATAGAGAGCAACTATACAAGATTTGCGCTCCTCAAGACATCACTGGAACAGATTCTCAGGCAAAAACCTACTCGTGGGATGGAAACAATAGCCCGGCATACATTTAGGACGCCGGTTATGGGAGGCATGTGCCGAGTCGAAGCGTGTTGCGCTGTAGGAGTGGAGAACTCGAGTCGAAACCGATATGTTGGAGAATATACGGCTACAAGAAAATGACGGCTATGACCTAGAGAGTGCCTCTGAGCTGGTAAAGGAAGTGTACGAGAGTCATTATGTTTACACATCAGCGTCACCAATCATCCACTGCCAACGAAATCTCCCCAGCTCAGCCGTAACGGAGACGGCCCCCCTTTTAGTCATTGCGCTAAGGGATCTGTTTTGGCTCGATGTCCAGTCGACGGCTCTTCTTTTCGACGATTTTTGGCTTGGGGACTCGGAGGGGATCGAGTACATGGATCGTCTAGTATGCCCTTCTAGCTTTTTCCCACAAGTGTATGGAGGATATGGGCTGTGGCCGAGCAACATCACGATCGAGGTTGATCCGGCCTGGAATGACATTTGCGTGCAGGGCGACCAGTATCCAATCCTTGACACCATGGTTGGTAAACCAGCGGATGGGTCGCCCCGAGATTTTCTGTTCCGGCCATCGACTATTGCCACAAGTTGGTCGTCGACTAGTATATCACCAACGGCAACGATGAAATGGACGAACACCCGTTTATCTGGCTCATTGACCGTGGGCGTGGTGGTGCCCAGTATCGCCGCCGAGGTGGCCGAAACTCACCTTCATGGCCGGATTGCACATACGAAACTGGCGGCTGGGCGAAGGGCGCTGTCTTTTATGACTGCGAGCATACCTACATGGAGGCAGACAGCTACGGTCCACTCATCGGGGAAATTTTGTTCACGAGGATCTCAGAAAGAGACAGCTGGGTCAACGGTGGACCCGAGGATGTGATATTCGAGGTGCCGCGGTGCGTCgctgtgcttgtggtgaCGCCTTGAGAAGTGTTTTCTCCAAGATTGTGTGTGGGTACTGGGTCAACAAACCAAGATAGCAGAATTGTTGTATTTTCAAATATACGCATAACTTTGTTGCTCGTTCCTTGTCCCGCTACGCACACCAGTTGGTGCGAGCATGGTCTTATTGGAACATGATACACCTGAGTGAGCAGCTTCTGGGTCTGACTATTGTCTGCCTTCAAAACATACGCTCGTCATGGAACTTGAATCTGCACACCTTTCTCTTGATTACTAACTTTCCCCCAGAACTCTACAGTCCCCGCAACACTCACCGTCGCGTATCTCTGATGTCACCGGTTCCCGAGCTGACCGAGCTGGATTTTTCGTGTCATTGTTCTGTTTAATTGTTACAATTGCCACGATCAAGAGGCTGAAAGAGAGACATatcagaaaaaaaagggaggaggcaagggatgagggggggagatggcgaCCGGTCGCGTGGGACAGACAGGTGGGCTTGACTCGAGAAGCAAGGTGAACACGGATGTGGCGTGAAACTTCTACTTTGGAGAAACGGGTTGTGtctgtgttgttgttagTGGGATCGGAGTTGGGCTATACGAAGGGGGAATATGGTGAAGGTAGTCAACAAGTTGTAGTTGGCACATGCTTGACTTGATGTTTCGAGGCATATATCAAATAAGAGACGGGCGTACTTCATTGGTCAATGCCCCCATTGCTCAGATGATTCAAGACGAACGGTTCTTCTCAAAAGCCACCAAATGACTTGCCGCTTTCCCAAGTCTCGATTCGCACTTATGCATGCAGGTCGCAGGTCACGGAATCGCTGTCGGTCGCTTTTTGGGCGGCCGGCCGGTGTACCTGCTGTGAACTGCTGCGGTGCGAGGTTGATGTGTAACTGGTGATCGTGGAGAATCCCTGTTCAGATAATactcttctttcttttttttatgtACAAGATCCAAGGAACTGGAAGGGAGGTTCCTGTTTCCAGGTTAGGCGAGGTCTCCGTGAACTCAACTCTTGAGACGTCAGGGTGGGATGGATATATGATTGGTTGGTCAGGGGTGTCTCGTCCTTATTAGGTAATTTTTGGTGTGGACCACACGCAATTCGAGGTTTTCCTCTTTGCCCACCCTCTGTGCCATCTGATTATTAGTTCGACTGCAGGAGCCGGGCTCAGCAGTTTTTCTTGTGTTTGGGATGCCACCGTCTTTCGGAAGAGGCAAGAATAATCAACAATAATACTGCGTAACTAACACCACATTGGCATATGCAGCGAGAGATGCAGAGGGCCAGACTCTCAAGAATTTCAATGGAGTAAATCATTGGACGCTAGCTCAGATCAAGACCCACGGAACGAGCCCCGGGCGGACCCAGACCATCTCGGCAAGCCGTGGAAGTCCTGTTCGAAAAAGCTTGTCAAAGTGATCGATGGATCTACAATTTGTTTTCCACGGCCCCTGGAGGAGGCCTTGTCATGGAAGGAATTGTTGAGCTTCTAGTGAGAGAAGAGATGATAAGGTAGAGATGGATTCAGAGTTTGAATCTGCGATCCCGACATGTTTTGTGGCACGAGAGCAGGCGCAGTCCCTGCTTGTGCCTTCGTGGTGCATTGCATGCAAAGGGTCCATATCCTGCGGCACCGACCGTCGCGGCCCCAAACGGATCCAATGCAATTCGTCTCAAATGGCAATCCGGGGGCCCGTTCAGATGAACATGAAATTCGGTGCAATATCCGCGGAGGGGCCTCTGGGTCTCGGGGTATTCTTAGAGTCTGGAAGATAGCACCGCGTTACTTCTTGCCTTCAACACAGATCCATAGATGACCCGTTGACGTCGTTGCAACTGATGGCCAACTGCATATTCAGGTTCGGCACTCACGTCGAGGCGGAGTCCTTGTGTGACGCCTCCATGGCGCAACCTCTACGGACAGACCGGTGAGGGGCTTTGTAGTTGGAAGGGGCATGCATTGTGGTCTCTTGAGGACAAATATTAGTTCTAGAAAAGGGGAAAAGTGCAGTCTGCACCCCATGTTTTTTGCTCTCTCTTGGGCCACCTAGGGAGTGCCCTGGGCGCTATCGCATCGCAGCACCGTTACGCTGTTGCCGTCTGAGCCCAGGGACACCCGCACACCGTCTAGCTGCTTCAGTGCTAGCCCAGCCATAATTGGAACCATTTGCACACGCTTTTCCCAAAATGGCATGGGGGCCAGAAGCAAATTCATGTGGGCGCTGGCTTCGCAGGTTGGCTTTCCGTTAGGGACCCGCTTCCCCGTTCATTCCCCTGGccatcccccttcctcggcctGGCCTGCGAACGCAACGTGACGCTTCTTTCTGTTCTCacaatcatcctcctccaacttgtggtgttgtgagACCCCAGGACGAACGACCTGACCTATCTATTTGccgcctacctaccttacctactcTCGTTTCCAATTCTCACGCTCGTTCTAACCCGTCCGTTCGTTGCCGCCATTCGCGACTTGCCCGTTgctttttctccttttctaCCACCTTACTACCTTACTTACCACAACCTGTGTGGCTCTTTTATCGGCTGCTCACCCGCCCGCAGTTCCTGTCTCTGAATGCGCCGCCCATCCCCGCGACGATACCGGCTTGGACCTTGAAACGACAGCCCTCACCCGCCGCACCCCTCAAAaatcttgatgttgtttcGAGAGAGGCATCAGCACCTCGAGTTACCGCTGGCTCACCCGCATCTTTACATTTGACGCTGCCTCTTTTTACGCGAGCCGACAATCTTCCCGATCGCGGTTCACCCTTCTCCAAGCCACCAAATACTCGCGCATCTTTTAGGTCGATCCCGCATGGTTCGAGTCGCACGCCACACTTCGTTTGCCGGTTGGGTGGTCCGAGTCGGCCAGAGTTGACCTCATAGTTTATGCGCCTTTAGCTCGACGTTTCGGTATCCCGTCGACGCCGTTGCCCCTGACGTCTTGCCCAGGACCGATCTTCAAACCCCAGGTCTCAGCGGAGGGTtgcggttgaggaggaaccCCCTCACTGGACCGCCACGCATCGACCCAGTAGATATTTCGAAGCAAACACTACAACAACGTATGAATCATCGTAGGAAATATTTTGCATCGCGAACGGCACCATGGCGAACCGACCTGACTTTATCGACGTGAG is drawn from Podospora pseudocomata strain CBS 415.72m chromosome 1 map unlocalized CBS415.72m_1, whole genome shotgun sequence and contains these coding sequences:
- the ERV46 gene encoding ER-derived vesicles protein erv46 (EggNog:ENOG503NVB2; COG:U), with product MAAKSRFTKLDAFTKTVEDARIRTTSGGIVTIVSLIVVFFLAWGEWQDYRRIEIHPELIVDKGRGERMEIHLNVSFPRVPCELLTLDVMDVSGEQQHGVQHGVVKTRLRPLSEGGGVIEAKALALHARDEEAAHLDPNYCGPCYGAAPPVHAQKPNCCQTCDEVKEAYAAQAWAFGRGEGIEQCEREHYAEKLDEQRNEGCRIEGNVRVNKVIGNFHIAPGKSFSNGNMHVHDLKNYWDTPVKHTFTHEIHHLRFGPQLPDGLAKKLGKNKALPWTNHHVNPLDNTHQETDDVNYNFMYFIKIVPTSYLPLGWEKTWQGFKDQHHKELGSFGQSADGSLETHQYSVTSHRRSLSGGDDGSEGHKERLHAKGGIPGVFFSYDISPMKVINREERPKSFLGFLAGLCAIVGGTLTVAAAVDRALFEGGMKLKKLRSKDL
- a CDS encoding uncharacterized protein (EggNog:ENOG503P5F2; COG:J); amino-acid sequence: MSTSQKTPVLRLPSTPPPPILTLTPKTHTTIEIRPFNIFDARPVARIANSPRIASCMRNTFPYPYTSKDANHWLLIATRSYSDPETKPTKSGKPLLLDYAIIVNGVLVGDIGLKPLWDVESDTFEIGYWLGEEFWGVGIMTVVLKEFIAWVWEQFPTVRRLEAMVFDFNEGSKKVLSKVGFVQEGVKREAVRKGDKIHDMVVFGLLRREWTTQVLSVSAEP